A window from Toxoplasma gondii ME49 chromosome IX, whole genome shotgun sequence encodes these proteins:
- a CDS encoding hypothetical protein (encoded by transcript TGME49_287990): MSRRRRVSKGTSEVAAATSFRRGESFLVGWANSGIGALAIPKEMQGGPSHLRTPLMLFPTRQNQSGASRVFLRRLQNSMQQAFDLSYSLPWDVRIPGKSRMPISESSQPGRRRRRLWRLRRLPPAPRRCRSFCRQFPVHAGLVPPAVTPRETASRAPKWKEQTLKAPCSPLSEIVGNKMRATRKNHGQTNLLTENEKRKKKEKKDSCPKSNQGEEPVRSHRVLRAR, encoded by the coding sequence ATGTCGCGCCGACGTCGCGTCTCGAAAGGGACGAGCGAGGTGGCGGCTGCCACAAGCTTCCGACGTGGCGAGTCGTTTTTGGTAGGGTGGGCGAACTCTGGAATCGGCGCTTTGGCTATTCCAAAGGAGATGCAGGGGGGGCCTTCCCATCTGAGGACGCCTTTGATGCTCTTTCCGACGCGGCAAAATCAAAGTGGCGCGTCAAGAGTCTTTCTGCGCCGCCTGCAAAACAGCATGCAACAAGCCTTTGACCTTTCTTACAGCCTGCCCTGGGACGTCCGCATCCCAGGAAAATCAAGAATGCCTATCTCAGAATCCTCTCAACCAGGCAGACGACGTCGTCGGCTGTGGAGACTCAGAAGGCTTCCTCCGGCGCCGCGTCGATGTCGAAGTTTCTGCCGTCAGTTTCCCGTTCACGCGGGCCTGGTCCCGCCTGCAGTCACCCCCCGGGAAACGGCTTCTCGGGCACCAAAATGGAAAGAGCAAACGTTGAAGGCGCCTTGCTCTCCACTCAGCGAGATTGTAGGAAACAAGATGCGCGCGACACGAAAAAACCACGGCCAGACAAATCTACTGACAGAGaatgagaagagaaagaagaaagagaagaaggactcgTGTCCAAAGTCGAATCAAGGCGAAGAACCTGTAAGATCGCACCGCGTTCTCCGGGCCAGGTGA